Within Meles meles chromosome 19, mMelMel3.1 paternal haplotype, whole genome shotgun sequence, the genomic segment AATCAGTGTTGCCCAGAAGGCTACTTTGTGCAAGAGCCTGGTCCCCAAGCATTTGCTTTTGGAAAATTAATCTGGGTAACCTCAAGCAAGTCCCATAAACCTCCCTGAACTTTACTTTCTCACCTATCAAATGGGAGTGTCAGCTCACAGGCTGCCGTGATGGTGTTGGGGCGGCAGAGGACTGACTGGGGCGGGGCCTTCAAAGCACAAGAGCCAGATGATACTCACCCTGGGGATGAGCCAGGCAAACTCATGATTGTTGAACCCTATGAGGAAGGGCACAGAGTGGAAGTGTCTTTCCCTCAAGAGTTCCATGGGGCTCTTGGGAAAGAAGGTTCCATCAACGGTGTAGAAAGCTGTCATGTTCTGCAGGAGAAAGCAAGGCACAGGTCTTCCCAATCAGGCCCATGCCCTAAAAAGATGGCATCTGGGGCTCAACCGGCTGCATGTCTGGGTGGCTGAGCCTTAGAGGAGATAGAGATCACCAGGGTTGGAGGACCAGGAGGAATAGGGAGCCCAAGCAAAGGATGCTTCCAAGCAGACCTCTTTCCTAGAAGAGGTGGCCCTCCATTCATGCGCCCAGGCCTGGCTGGGCCCTCCACCCCTTTCCCTCAGGGGAGGCTGCCCTGAGCCTCACCCCAGACTGCTGACAGTTTCTCGGCTCCCACAAGAGCAGGACGGACCCCTCTGTCCCATTCCTGCCACCGCCCCCTGAGAGGTAGGCATACCGTCTTTATGTTAAGGATCTGCTCTTTGTTTGGCCTCTGCCGAAGACACTGCAACATCTCAGCCGAGGAGGCGGAGCGGCAGCCCAGGAAGTCTGCGAAGCCCTTGGGGACAGACAAGAGccttgcctctccctcccccatcaacCCCCACCTTCCAGCCCTCTGCCTCTTGTACACACAGGGTGTATCGGTAGGAAAGATGGGCAGTGATGTCAGAGATGGGGCCTTGGGACTGGCCAGAGACCTGCCACTAACCCGAGGAACCCAAGGCTTCCTTGCCCACCACCTTGGGTTGTCCCCAGGCACCCTATGTGTCTCCCACTGCATCATACTGTCATTATTTGTGTGGGTAGTGGAGTCCCCTTACCCCTCTGAGAACAATATCATTATCTAGTTAACTCTATTCCCAGAGCCAGTGGGCTCAGTCAAGCTGTGCAGAGTGAACAAGGAAATGAGACAGGGTTCAGAGAGAAGGGATTCCAGCAGGGCTAGTGTAACAGGGAGGGGACAACAGGGGTGCCGGGCTGGGGGGGTATCAGCAGGAAGGGAGGCACTGGTGATTTTCTGAGCCTCCATGGACATTGTGCTTCTTTCATCCCAGTGGGGCCCTCTCCGCCAACAGAGGTAGGGAGCTCCCTACCAATGACACCCTCTGGGACTTCAGGGCAAGCACAGGGCAGGCTGGGGCTGGCCCATGTTgggtgagagagaatgaaagaaatgcaGACCTGAGCCAGGACACTTGGGTTAGAATCCAGTAACTTCGGGGTGGTGATGACTCCACTTTGTGCGATGGCTCTGTGGAACAGTCCTGCAGCCAGCGGGGACAGGACCTGGGTGCCGTGTGGAGGACAGGGGGCTGTCAGGGGTGGGCAGAGACCCTGGGAGGTCTGGGGCCACGGGAGATATGGCTGCTAGACTCCTGTGGAGACTCACCAGGGCAGAGACGATGCAGGAGCCAGCAGAGGTGCCTGAGATGGTGACAGAGTTGGGGTCACCTCCAAAAGGGGAGATGTTCCCCTGCACCCACTGCAGAGCAGCCACGACATCTAGGAAGCCCCAGTTGCCAGGCGCATGCTCGTCCCCAGTGCTAGggagccgggggtggggtggggtggggggcagtcaTTAGCGTAGGCTGGCTGGCTTGTCCTCAACCTTTAACCAACTCCCAGGATGGCAGACCTTCCCCTTTCCCCAAGTCTGGCCTGGCGAGGAGGCAGGCTTAGGAGCCCCCTGCCCCGCCTGTAGTGTGGATGTGCCCAGCTGGGGACTGCCAGAGCTCAGTGCTCCTTGTCCCCAACCCTTGCTGGGATGCTGTCGCCAGGCCAGGAGTCAACACTTCTGTCCAAAGGACCAAGTTCTCTGTATAACTctgggcatgggggaggggcccttGGTCTCCAGCCACCCCGCTTGCATGAGAAATCTGCATTCAAGCTCTGCACCCCTATCCCAGTTCTCCAACGGGTCTCCCAACTGGCCTCGGCCCACTGCCAGCAAGGCCCTCCCCCAGGCTGGCCACCTCACCTGAGGAAGCCAAGGTAGCCCAGACGGTACTGGACAGTGACCACTACCACATCCCCGTAGGCAGCTAGGGCTGACCCGTCTTGGGAGGTGGCAGTGCCGGTCACCAGAGAGCCACCATGGAACCACACCATGACCTGGAGAGAGGCCATGGGGCAGTGACCCCCAGCTCCTGGGACACCAGCTGCCCTCCCATCAACCCACGGTGTTCTTGGGACCTCTGTGACAGTATGGGaacagggctggggagaggacaGGCCAGGCGGAGCTGCAGGTGTAGACAGGGCCCTCGGGATTGCACACCGGCCGTCCGGCCCCTGCAGTGGCCTCAGCTGGGCTGTAGATGTTGAGGATGAGGCAGTCCTCTGAAACAGGGAAGAGCTGGTGCTTTCCATTCAAACCAAATCTGTTATTTTCCGCTCTCTCCAGATTCTGCAGGCACCTGAAGCCATGGATGAGCCCGAGGGCCAGAGGGTCAGCCCACCAGCCCCGACATCTAGACCCCTGCCGCCCACCAGCTCGTCCACCTGCAAGGGGCTACTCACATGGCAGGGGCAGTGTTGGCGTCCCGCACACCCTGCCAGGGCTGTGCGGGGCGTGGGGCTGAGAACCGGCCTTGCCCCAGCGGTGCCTGGGCGAACGGGATGCCCAGGAAGACATTCACCAGGCGGTCTGTGCCCTTCACGGCCACCTGCCGGCCTCGCACGCGGCCCAGGGTGGTGTCCACttcaggctgtgtgaccttaggcccTGCGGGCAGGACAGAGGGCCAGCGAATGAGTTTGCAGCCTCCACAGGTTGATGGTGGGAGGGAGGCGAATGGACTCACTAAACATCGGTTCTTGGAGTACCTGCTCTGTGAGCTGTGTTCGGAGCACTCAGCACCCAGCGCAGTGACTAGCCTTCCCAGCAAGCCTGGGGGATGGGCCTTAGGATGACTCCccactttctcctcccccctcatAGGTCTGCCAGTCTCCTCTAGGCCAACCAATCCCCGGAGGGCGAACTAGGCTCTCCTGGGACCCACAGACCTGCCATGGGGCTTTGGGCCATTGAGCTAGCCGTTCACCCTCGGATTTCTCATCTGCTAAATTAAGTGTAATAAccacatcattttgttttctttattttgatgcCCTGCAGACTCTGGAGGGACTACGCACGTTCCAGGGCTGGCCAGTTCTTAGAGCTAATAAACAATCCCCGGAAAGGTGTCTTTCAGATGCAAACCAACCAATCCGGAGCCTGAGCCCCCAGCCACCTCCTCTGGGCTTCTCAGATTTCCCACCAATAACCCCTTCCCTAATCACACCGGGGGCCAGATACCAGATAAGGAAGGACAGCCCATGCCCCAGAGCCTACCGAGAATATTTGAATTAGCCTCTCCAGAAGCTGCTTAGCCACCTGGCCGTTTCCTTCTGCGAAAAATAAAGGCTCTTGCCCAcgttttcccttcccctcttctgcctctttttttttttaaataaagattttaattcatttttttgaaagacagagatcacaagtagacagaaaggcaggcagagaaaaaggaagggaagcacgctacctgctgagcagagagccagatgcggggctcaatcccaggaccctgggattatgacctgagccgaaggtagaggctttaacccactgagccactcaggctccccgcTCTTCTGCCTCTTGACTGACCCGGTGCTTCCCTGCATGCTGCTTGTTTCTAGAGCTGTGAGGAAATCTTTCCTGACCCTCACTCCTATGGCTGTGTCTTGCTGATTAATCAAATCCTGGGTGCCCTGAAAACATAAGGACGAACAGGTCCTTTGGAGGCTTGCTCTGGAGAGCACACACGACTGCAAGGGCAGTGGCTCTGCCCAGAGATGATGCACACCACCCCAGCCATTTCTCAGAACTGAGGGCTTCTTCCCCGAGCAGGCTGCCCACCCCTCCCTGTCCCTACCTCCCTTTTGTCCCCTCCACCCAAGTCCTCCCAGCAACCCCGAAGCCCCCACCTGGGTAGGCTCTGCCTGCATATCTTACCAGTGGCTGTGACAGGGAACACGAGGAGCAGCCAGGCCACCCAGGGTAGGACCCTGGACCCACTTTGTACCACTGTCCCCATGCTCCTCACAACTAACTGGGATCAGAAGTGGTGGAAGGTATGGTAAAGCCCTATCTTTGGCACAACCAATCTCTGAAGGGTTATGTTATAAAAAACCTCAGTGGACCTCCCCATCTGGCTGGTGACCAGCTCTAGGACCCAGTACCTCTACCCAAGTTGGGGAGGGAGGGTTCAGAGATCCACTGCAGGGGCATGGATGACGTGATAtttccccgggggggggggtgcgcggtgggggggggtggctggcGGGCGggcatgggggaagggaaagagcctGAACTTTGGAGCTCCGAAGCCCTGGGCTCAAATTCCAGCTCTCCTGACTCAGTGAACTCCACCAGGTCCTGTGTGCTCACTGCAAGAGACACACAGCACCCATCCAAGGGAATGGTGGCCAGGAACTGTGCTGCAGTTCCAAGGGAGCCCATGGCTTGGGGCAGGGGCTGGTGTCCAGTCCTACTAGTCAAGGGGGTGCCTGAGCCTCCTGATGTTGGATACAGGGAATTGAAGGtgatattatttgttttcttttgttttgttttaaattgaggttaaatttatataacatacaattaaccattttaaagtatataattcagtggcaCTTAGTGTATTTGCAATTTTGTGCAAATACCACATCTCTCTAGTTACAAAACTCTTTCATTACTTCTGCAAAATATCCCATACCTGTTCAATAATCACTCCCATTGCTACACGCTCCCCCATCTCCTGATAACCTGATAACCATTCATCTGCTTGCTGCTTCCCTGGATTTCCCTGTCCAGGATCTAGCCCATAATAACCATGCAATAGGTGACCCTTTGTGTCCAGGTTccttcacttagcgtaatgtttCCGAGGCTCATTCATATTATGGCACATATTAGTACTTCGGtccattttatggctgaataataatattTCACTCTATGGCTCTATCACAATTTGTTTTTCCGTTCATTCAatgatgggcatttgggtggtttgtaccttttgactattCTGAGTAATGCTGCCGCAGACACTGGTATACCAGTTTTTCTGA encodes:
- the CES3 gene encoding carboxylesterase 3 isoform X2, yielding MCLQNLERAENNRFGLNGKHQLFPVSEDCLILNIYSPAEATAGAGRPVMVWFHGGSLVTGTATSQDGSALAAYGDVVVVTVQYRLGYLGFLSTGDEHAPGNWGFLDVVAALQWVQGNISPFGGDPNSVTISGTSAGSCIVSALVLSPLAAGLFHRAIAQSGVITTPKLLDSNPSVLAQGFADFLGCRSASSAEMLQCLRQRPNKEQILNIKTNMTAFYTVDGTFFPKSPMELLRERHFHSVPFLIGFNNHEFAWLIPRAWGFLDKMEQLSKEEVLALVRPYLADLDVPPEVMPSVIDEYLGNISDREAKRNAFQEFLADMIIILPILNFSRSLQGSGVPIFFYEFQHRPSCFAKIKPEWVRADHGAEIAFMFGGPFLMDESSLLAFPEATEEEKQLSLTMMAQWTQFARTGDPNGEGLPLWPSYNQLGQYLAISLTPRVGRKLKEARVHFWTETLPAKIQQWQQTQKSRKAQGEL
- the CES3 gene encoding carboxylesterase 3 isoform X1 → MGTVVQSGSRVLPWVAWLLLVFPVTATGPKVTQPEVDTTLGRVRGRQVAVKGTDRLVNVFLGIPFAQAPLGQGRFSAPRPAQPWQGVRDANTAPAMCLQNLERAENNRFGLNGKHQLFPVSEDCLILNIYSPAEATAGAGRPVMVWFHGGSLVTGTATSQDGSALAAYGDVVVVTVQYRLGYLGFLSTGDEHAPGNWGFLDVVAALQWVQGNISPFGGDPNSVTISGTSAGSCIVSALVLSPLAAGLFHRAIAQSGVITTPKLLDSNPSVLAQGFADFLGCRSASSAEMLQCLRQRPNKEQILNIKTNMTAFYTVDGTFFPKSPMELLRERHFHSVPFLIGFNNHEFAWLIPRAWGFLDKMEQLSKEEVLALVRPYLADLDVPPEVMPSVIDEYLGNISDREAKRNAFQEFLADMIIILPILNFSRSLQGSGVPIFFYEFQHRPSCFAKIKPEWVRADHGAEIAFMFGGPFLMDESSLLAFPEATEEEKQLSLTMMAQWTQFARTGDPNGEGLPLWPSYNQLGQYLAISLTPRVGRKLKEARVHFWTETLPAKIQQWQQTQKSRKAQGEL